In Mytilus edulis chromosome 13, xbMytEdul2.2, whole genome shotgun sequence, a single window of DNA contains:
- the LOC139501267 gene encoding uncharacterized protein, translating into MNSIRNHIFQRIKEELSEDEYRKILKEIQQVVEHIDVFLNRKQQNSFDMKIKRLSEANMSEKEQNEYAKAGEKVEELRLLQSMVQDNVTIRIYGGNKLSAYIDKDYHADFRPRNSSLAAKLIGLKKEKVQKMSDDIQNICHDINDEYKEAIKRDLTLRIGDVQKENFIVNSIEMILKRLLVKFIDNWNLATKESKRMAYVDVLIFPDDNFEEPSCEQNGLTMKLNLELNTSGSITDDSNICALSVEMNEHVVDETTENDLVDVSLISAIQVFDTIEIMNRKRYARMSFVAIDVFKDILKSVVTEIQIHPNEAYAIIEKLTIHLANDKVEKETLLTDGYRKCGFGLLCKILQEFLHPGKPCQGNAANISVRGDVERLMLIRNHVFHRTNAQISEEEDSDIRKEILDVIDRLDDFLNKKEGKVYTQRINKLLEMKMSKLLEERYSTEGMKIEELKYEMLSKCETNGVFIRLYYGKQINEYFSEVLHGDWRPKTINITAKIVGIEQTTAKEIEKFLNETCRQMNDEFRQSDMVLSNETSDETERLFCRAISLAFKKFFSNFNYRTHLKLSTERRLIVDVLLFPASNSEETVTSEQVTALKLNVELNTTGIIEDSDVFEATLLFKKLDDEQRISICLHFPVKVFDLRESMNRKRYARMTRIAIETFTDILKTIADRTHVEPAAAYRILTHSKLHLSPEEKKTSETLNTEGYRKCGHELLIKILREILPPAKQGWELLPHTSDVSVSDDVERIRLIRDRIFQRINPEISEEEEKVILEEVLEVVRRMDVTFKKDKKSSYNRMVIRFSGKIMNKVLEDNYVMAGLKVEDLQCKTSQHGNNVNIRLYCGSQFSIYQQLPGMQSENINITGKIVGLEEAKAKALAQYIKENCHKMNEPFLKGKEEAYTAQLNYVTREDLQLQAVKMFISQFFNTFSYRSHLPLPTDNPTNIDVLLYLSSTNTDDQNDNSFKFNLELNMVGILVDRNVLEATLKFVERNETSNRMNICVKLPITASDTLKTLNRKRYARMSYIAIELFTNIMEHAAQMQLTSDIQVIRLITNHIIQRREAETAELEENYLMLQILKVVERFDNAFQTSPQNSHKKKIVQLSQKYLTQDLEDEYVKRGLEIEALQCKMIIKTTNVNIRFYCGKQFYAKVILADFESMNLNLKAKIVGIDNSETEEIANYLKSTCSEINGAFLKGKKDGCIVFAVEQHTNGMEDLVLAAIKMLLKRLLLAYRSHLQCSTVKTTCVDVLVFPECTQKDGEHGSNNTGELKLSLKLFTSRITEENEICTATVNFITKKTSSEEDYHESDIHLKLPISTKAIDSSASCSFTIRKEVLRFKHLSVNIQDCVMIGKLIVLVDNLNNRLIIKNIEDDSTRFQSLSGFPWGITKIENYTVGVSYPFEKVIHIIDIENGATCQEIKVSAPCYGISSVDGMLFAISENYIEKISLDKTGNSDLNSYSIFCDLPALEVYYLTANREKLLFSSDDSVFCYDINGVFQWIYKMKIPKQITTDEDGNVFVADAGTNMIVRYDGKSAENLLTNSNGLVLPTGVHYDKQGQCLLVCNFSNGKAFLFDRN; encoded by the exons TATTGCAGTCAATGGTACAAGATAACGTTACAATTCGAATTTATGGTGGAAATAAGCTTAGCGCTTACATTGACAAAGATTATCATGCAG ATTTCAGGCCGAGGAACAGCAGCTTAGCAGCGAAACTAATTGgcttgaaaaaagaaaaagttcaAAAAATGTCCGACGATATTCAAAATATTTGCCATGATATCAACGATGAATACAAGGAAGCAATAAAAAGGGATCTCACTCTGCGCATTGGTGATGTTCAAAAGGAAAATTTCATTGTCAATTCAATAGAGATGATTTTAAAACGCCTTTTGGTTAAATTCATAGATAACTGGAATTTGGCAACAAAAGAAAGCAAGCGTATGGCATATGTAGATGTTCTAATTTTCCCGGACGATAATTTTGAAG AGCCTTCCTGTGAACAAAATGGTCTTACGATGAAGCTGAATCTGGAGCTGAACACATCTGGGAGTATAACAGACGATAGTAATATATGTGCTTTGTCTGTTGAAATGAACGAACATGTTGTTGATGAGACTACAGAAAATGACTTGGTTGACGTAAGTCTTATTTCCGCAATTCAAGTATTTGATACGATTGAAATTATGAACAGAAAACGTTATGCCAGAATGTCGTTCGTTGCAATTGATGTTTTCAAAGATATTTTGAAGAGTGTCGTGACTGAAATTCAAATCCACCCAAATGAAGCATATGCGATAATAGAAAAATTGACAATTCATCTCGCCAACGATAAGGTAGAAAAAGAAACTTTATTGACTGATGGATACAGAAAATGCGGTTTTGGACTTCTTTGCAAAATTCTTCAGGAATTTTTACATCCCGGAAAACCATGTCAAGGAAATGCAGCCAACATATCAGTTCGAGGGGACGTTGAACGCTTGATGTTGATTCGGAATCATGTATTTCATCGCACTAATGCGCAAATATCTGAAGAGGAAGACTCAGATATTAGAAAAGAAATTTTAGACGTAATAGATCGGTTAGAtgattttttgaataaaaaagaaggAAAAGTTTATACCCAGAGAATTAATAAACTTCTGGAAATGAAAATGAGCAAGTTATTAGAGGAAAGATATTCAACGGAGGGAATGAAAATAGAAGAACTGAAAT ATGAAATGCTCTCAAAGTGTGAGACGAATGGCGTTTTTATCCGGCTTTATTATGGCAAACAGATCAATGAATACTTTTCAGAAGTTTTACATGGAG ATTGGAGACCAAAGACCATAAATATAACAGCAAAGATAGTAGGAATAGAACAGACAACTGCAAAAGAAATTGAGAAATTCCTAAATGAAACATGTCGTCAAATGAATGATGAATTCAGACAGAGTGACATGGTACTTTCCAATGAAACCAGTGATGAAACAGAACGTTTATTTTGCAGAGCGATCAGTTTAGCATTCAAGAAGTTCTTTTCTAATTTCAACTACAGAACACATCTAAAGTTGTCAACGGAACGGCGCTTAATAGTAGACGTTCTTCTCTTTCCTGCTAGTAACTCTGAAG AGACTGTTACTAGTGAACAGGTCACTGCATTAAAGTTAAATGTAGAACTCAATACAACGGGAATAATAGAGGATAGTGATGTTTTTGAGGCAACTTTATTGTTCAAAAAGTTAGACGACGAACAACGCATCTCAATATGCCTACATTTCccagttaaagtttttgatctGCGGGAATCGATGAACAGGAAACGTTATGCTAGGATGACACGCATTGCTATCGAAACATTCACAGATATTTTGAAAACTATTGCAGATAGAACACACGTTGAACCAGCGGCGGCATACAGAATTCTAACACATTCCAAGCTTCATCTGTCCCCCGAAGAGAAGAAAACGTCAGAAACCTTAAATACGGAAGGATATAGAAAATGTGGTCATGAACTTCTTATTAAGATTTTAAGAGAAATTCTTCCTCCTGCAAAGCAAGGTTGGGAGCTATTACCACACACATCTGATGTTTCAGTCAGTGATGATGTTGAACGTATAAGATTGATCAGGGATCGCATATTTCAAAGAATTAATCCTGAGATTTCAGAAGAAGAGGAAAAAGTTATCCTAGAAGAAGTATTAGAAGTTGTGAGGCGCATGGATGTGACTTTCAAAAAAGACAAGAAGAGCAGTTATAATAGGATGGTCATTCGATTTTCTGGAAAGATTATGAACAAGGTCTTAGAAGATAATTATGTTATGGCTGGGTTAAAAGTAGAAGACctacaat gtaaaacGTCACAACATGGAAATAATGTTAATATACGGCTATATTGTGGCAGCCAGTTTTCGATTTACCAACAACTTCCAG GGATGCAATCGGAAAATATCAACATAACCGGAAAGATAGTAGGATTAGAAGAGGCAAAAGCTAAGGCATTAGCCCAGTACATTAAGGAAAATTGCCATAAGATGAATGAACCATTCTTGAAGGGTAAAGAAGAAGCATACACCGCACAACTGAATTATGTTACAAGAGAAGATTTGCAGTTACAAGCTGTCAAAATGTTCATTAGTCAATTTTTCAACACATTTTCATACAGATCTCATTTGCCGTTGCCAACAGATAATCCCACAAATATAGATGTCTTACTTTACCTGTCCAGTACAAATACAG aTGACCAAAATGACAATTCATTCAAGTTTAATCTTGAACTGAACATGGTTGGAATTTTAGTTGATAGAAATGTTTTGGAGGCAACTCTAAAATTTGTGGAAAGAAATGAAACATCAAATAGAATGAACATCTGCGTCAAGCTGCCAATTACAGCATCGGACACGTTGAAAACGCTGAACAGGAAACGTTATGCAAGAATGTCGTATATTGCTATCGAATTATTCACAAATATAATGGAACATGCTGCCCAAATGCAATTGACCTCTGACATCCAGGTCATAAGATTGATCACAAATCACATTATTCAACGAAGAGAAGCAGAGACAGCAGAATTAGAAGAAAATTACCTAATGCTGCAAATATTGAAAGTTGTTGAACGTTTTGACAATGCTTTTCAAACCAGTCCACAAAATTCCCATAAGAAGAAAATTGTTCAGCTATCACAGAAATACTTGACTCAAGATTTAGAGGATGAATACGTGAAGAGAGGACTAGAAATTGAGGCTTTACAGT GTAAAATGATTATAAAGACCACCAACGTGAACATCAGGTTTTACTGTGGTAAACAGTTTTATGCCAAGGTTATACTAGCAG ATTTTGAATCAATGAACCTAAACCTGAAAGCCAAGATAGTAGGAATAGATAATTCAGAAACAGAGGAAATCGCCAATTACCTTAAGAGTACATGCAGTGAAATAAATGGTGCATTCCTTAAAGGAAAAAAGGATGGATGCATTGTATTTGCTGTTGAACAGCATACAAATGGAATGGAAGATTTGGTTTTAGCAGCAATTAAGATGCTTTTAAAGCGGCTTTTACTTGCATACAGGTCTCATTTGCAGTGTTCAACTGTGAAAACAACATGTGTAGATGTGTTAGTCTTTCCTGAGTGTACCCAAAAAG ATGGTGAACATGGCAGTAACAACACTGGAGAATTGAAATTAAGTCTTAAGTTGTTCACGTCCAGAATTACTGAAGAAAATGAAATTTGTACAGCAACTGTTAATTTCATTACAAAGAAAACATCCTCGGAAGAAGATTATCATGAATCTGATATCCACCTGAAATTGCCAATTAGCACAAAAG cAATTGACTCCAGTGCTTCTTGTTCTTTCACCATTCGGAAGGAAGTGCTTCGTTTCAAACATTTGTCGGTAAATATACAGGATTGTGTTATGATTGGAAAACTAATTGTTCTTGTCGATAACTTGAATAATCGATTGATAATAAAGAACATAGAAGATGATTCAACTCGATTCCAGAGCTTGTCGGGTTTCCCATGGGGGATAACTAAGATTGAGAATTATACAGTCGGCGTTTCTTATCCTTTCGAAAAAGTCATTCACATAATTGATATAGAAAATGGTGCCACATGCCAAGAGATCAAAGTTTCAGCTCCATGCTATGGTATATCAAGTGTTGATGGAATGTTGTTTGCTATTAGTGAAAACTACATTGAGAAGATAAGTCTAGACAAAACAGGAAACTCCGATCTTAACAGCTATTCTATCTTCTGTGATTTGCCAGCGTTGGAAGTTTACTACCTGACCGCCAACAGAGAAAAGTTACTATTTTCATCCGATGATTCAGTATTCTGCTATGATATAAACGGTGTATTTCAATGGATTTACAAAATGAAGATTCCGAAACAAATAACGACAGATGAGGACGGAAATGTCTTCGTTGCAGATGCTGGAACCAACATGATAGTGCGTTATGATGGAAAAAGTGCAGAAAATCTTTTGACAAATTCAAACGGTCTGGTTTTACCAACTGGAGTTCATTACGACAAACAGGGGCAATGCTTACTTGTTTGTAACTTTTCTAACGGAAAGGCATTCCTGTTTGATAGAAATTGA